A genome region from Engraulis encrasicolus isolate BLACKSEA-1 chromosome 6, IST_EnEncr_1.0, whole genome shotgun sequence includes the following:
- the LOC134450643 gene encoding uncharacterized protein LOC134450643 yields MVQCCVPLCKNRNDVDKGFPFYRFPVDEKVSKKWLKLIRRDNFTPTPNTRICGWHFPNGKAAGPTRFAWNEGKAFQSIEQPSKRLKTLPVTEEEEDETEAGSCHLEVQRSTELLQMENAQLKEENLRLHAQLQNHKQTFSFDQISSVPRKVIYYTGMPDAATVFFLYALLSKFPLKYHYDWTVQSMPLIDQLLLTLMKLRLNCGIEDLSTRFNCSRTTVTNIFMTISSALYDILYVGMMENNIPSRFKNQTSLPECFLPFPNCRIVLDCTEVAVCNTESLEDQSKLYSHYKGCTTLKALVGVAPNGVITFVSELYGGSISDKAITADSGVLEQLVPGDMVMADKGFTIRDILPEGVSLNIPTFLVDGQFTLQEVQYNRLIASARVHVERSIQRLKTFRILKEIPHQYKKHGNKIWKVCVCLMNLQTPILREVDV; encoded by the exons ATGGTACAGTGCTGTGTCCCGTTGTGTAAGAACAGAAACGACGTCGACAAAGGATTCCccttttaccgttttcctgtcgACGAGAAAGTCAGCAAAAAGTGGCTGAAGTTGATACG ACGTGACAATTTCACTCCAACTCCTAATACCAGGATCTGCGGGTGGCATTTCCCGAATGGAAAGGCAGCCGGACCCACAAGATTTGCCTGGAACGAGGGAAAGGCTTTTCAGTCCATTGAACAGCCATCCAAACGACTGAAGACACTCCCTGtcactgaggaagaggaagacgagacAGAGGCAGGTTCATGCCACCTTGAAGTTCAACGATCAACCGAATTGTTGCAAATGGAGAATgcccaactgaaagaagaaaatttAAGATTGCATGCACAactacagaatcataagcaaacaTTTTCATTCGACCAAATATCCTCTGTGCCCCGCAAAGTCATTTATTACACAGGCATGCCTGATGCTGCCACAGTTTTCTTTCTATATGCCCTTCTTTCCAAATTTCCCCTCAAGTATCACTATGATTGGACTGTCCAAAGTATGCCACTAATTGATCAATTGCTGTTAACTCTGATGAAGCTCCGGCTGAATTGTGGGATCGAAGACCTCTCCACCAGATTTAACTGCAGTCGAACCACAGTCACCAATATTTTTATGACCATCTCCAGTGCCCTTTATGACATCTTGTACGTTGGAATGATGGAAAACAACATCCCTTCCCGTTTCAAAAACCAAACCTCCCTGCCAGAGTGCTTCCTCCCATTCCCCAACTGCCGTATTGTGCTTGACTGCACTGAAGTGGCTGTCTGCAACACCGAAAGCCTTGAGGACCAAAGTAAGCTGTACAGCCATTACAAAGGATGCACCACACTTAAGGCTCTGGTCGGTGTGGCGCCCAATGGAGTTATCACGTTTGTTAGTGAACTGTATGGTGGGAGCATATCCGACAAAGCCATAACAGCTGACAGTGGAGTGCTGGAACAACTTGTTCCAGGGGACATGGTGATGGCTGACAAGGGCTTCACCATCCGCGACATTTTGCCCGAAGGTGTTTCCCTCAACATCCCCACATTCCTTGTCGATGGACAGTTCACATTGCAGGAAGTTCAGTATAATAGACTGATTGCCAGTGCCAGAGTCCATGTGGAACGTTCTATTCAGCGCCTGAAAACATTTCGGATTTTAAAAGAGATCCCACATCAGTACAAGAAACATGGAAACAAgatctggaaagtgtgtgtgtgcttgatgaacTTACAGACACCCATCCTGAGGGAAGTAGATGTCTGA
- the LOC134450645 gene encoding uncharacterized protein LOC134450645, which translates to MTSLAVSQQQKEAIERATVGQTSNALWAAYRKKRITASNFGLVLSAVRRQSFPPSLFKTLLGEYNPKQGARACDWGIVHEKEAKKKFMEQSGETILEKGLFLSDSGLLGASPDGLLLSSNYLVEVKCPYSAREKTIAQAAEAKDFYLYVDQVTGLFRLKNTHNYWHQIQGNLHLTEATTCHLVVWTTQDMAIVEIKKDPAWVSNLKVLENFYKDHFLPRALFNNK; encoded by the exons ATGACGTCTCTTGCTGTCAGCCAGCAACAAAAAGAAGCCATCGAGAGGGCCACAGTTGGGCAGACGAGCAATGCATTATG GGCAGCATATCGCAAGAAGAGGATCACAGCGAGcaactttggtttggttttgtctgCAGTCAGAAGACAGTCTTTCCCACCTTCATTGTTCAAGACACTGCTGGGAGAATACAACCCCAAACAAGGAGCTCGT GCATGTGATTGGGGAATCGTGCACGAGAAAGAGGCCAAAAAGAAGTTCATGGAACAAAGTGGGGAGACCATCCTGGAGAAGGGACTGTTCCTGTCTGACAGTGGGCTGCTTGGGGCCTCCCCAGATGGACTTCTACTGTCCAGCAATTACCTTGTGGAGGTGAAATGCCCATATTCTGCCAGAGAGAAAACAATCGCTCAGGCAGCAGAGGCAAAGGACTTTTACCTGTACGTGGACCAAGTCACCGGGCTATTTAGGTTGAAGAACACCCACAACTACTGGCATCAGATTCAGGGCAACCTGCACCTGACAGAGGCTACCACCTGTCATCTAGTTGTATGGACAACTCAGGACATGGCCATTGTAGAGATTAAAAAAGACCCAGCCTGGGTCAGCAATCTTAAGGTCCTGGAAAATTTTTACAAGGACCATTTTCTGCCCCGTGCTCTCTTCAATAACAAATAA